A stretch of Sebastes fasciatus isolate fSebFas1 chromosome 19, fSebFas1.pri, whole genome shotgun sequence DNA encodes these proteins:
- the LOC141757300 gene encoding tumor necrosis factor receptor superfamily member 10B-like, with the protein MNFDPVVRKLSVFVATLLIGLVCHAAEPPASQWSSDEHKNLTLRQHRTCVENEQYLNQGLCCLNCKAGTYVLKGCERDQEHGNCLPCEHGQTYTEHSNGMNRCLPCTHCRSDEIQTASCTTTTDTRCQCRPGTFCVPDQACEVCKRCAKCKSGEEEVKKCTHFSNTECRKRDPFPAETSPAPTPTTATAPESIVAPICISLAVIFVLVVIGLAVWWFVFKRRSCETPCLKSHCESSEIVKIPIDESGATAEERQNDQNAGLEGEESRPESRPLLQETGMTKASPPLEDEDRGLGDSLPNTTSSSQTSLSALPTAASSDNTPDTPNTPNTPNTPHQSPTAIRLQPGDMDDPLHHRLVAQQGSEKSLRKSFDLFDEYLDVRIHNKFFRKIGVSDNHIRIAENGAPGDKVYELLKNWMQRQGLKADINDLLDALLSMDQRRSAECIASAALQRGYYKHADAP; encoded by the exons GTGTTTGTGGCGACGCTCCTCATCGGGCTGGTTTGTCACGCAGCAGAGCCTCCAGCGTCTCAGTGGTCCAGCGATGAACACAAAAACCTCACCCTACGACAACACAGAACATGTGTGGAGAACGAGCAGTACCTCAACCAGGGGCTCTGCTGCCTCAATTGCAAGGCTG GAACCTATGTGCTGAAGGGATGTGAAAGAGACCAAGAACACGGGAACTGTCTTCCCTGTGAGCACGGACAGACCTACACGGAGCACTCCAACGGGATGAACCGCTGTCTGCCCTGTACACACTGCCGCTCAG ATGAGATTCAAACTGCATCCTGCACCACAACTACAGACACCAGGTGCCAGTGCAGACCGGGTACCTTCTGCGTCCCAGATCAGGCCTGCGAAGTCTGCAAACGTTGTGCCAA GTGTAAAtcaggggaggaggaggtgaagaagtgCACCCACTTTTCAAACACCGAGTGTCGAAAACGGGATCCGTTCCCCGCCGAAACCTCTCCAGCCCCTACTCCTACAACCGCTACTGCTCCAGAAAGCATTG TTGCTCCTATATGCATTTCCCTGGCCGTCATCTTCGTCCTCGTCGTTATTGGACTGGCTGTGTGGTGGTTCGTGTTCAAGAGGCGTTCATGTGAAACACCAT GTTTAAAGAGCCATTGTGAATCCAGTGAAATTGTGAAGATTCCTATT GACGAGAGTGGAGCCAcggcagaggagagacagaatgATCAGAACGCAGGTCTGGAGGGGGAAGAGTCTCGCCCGGAGTCCCGGCCCCTGCTGCAGGAGACCGGGATGACCAAGGCCTCCCCTCCCCTCGAAGATGAGGACCGAGGACTCGGAGACAGTTTGCCCAACACCACTAGTTCGTCTCAAACTAGCCTGTCGGCCCTGCCCACGGCAGCCTCCTCTGATAACACCCCAGACACCCCGAACACCCCAAACACCCCGAACACCCCACAccagagccccactgccatccGACTGCAACCTGGAGACATG GATGATCCTCTGCATCATCGACTGGTGGCCCAACAAG GGTCAGAAAAATCCCTAAGGAAGAGCTTTGATTTGTTCGACGAGTACCTGGACGTGCGGATCCACAACAAGTTCTTCAGAAAGATTGGAGTCAGTGACAACCACATTCGGATTGCGGAGAACGGCGCCCCCGGTGACAAGGTGTATGAACTGCTGAAGAACTGGATGCAGAGGCAGGGACTAAAAGCCGACATCAACGACCTGTTGGATGCTTTGCTAAGTATGGACCAGCGACGCTCAGCTGAGTGCATCGCCTCTGCGGCGCTGCAGAGAGGCTACTATAAGCACGCAGACGCACCCTGA